The region AGAGCAGACACCATGGATTCTCCTCAGAAACAAGGTCTCAATCCTGTGTTCTCAAAAGAGCCCCCAGGGGTGtcccacagaggaaaaaaaaaaatcaggaatctTAATGTGTTTGATAGAAACCAGGGAAACTATTAAACCACAGAAAGTAGATTGGTGTCCCCCTCTGTGTGTCTTTTAGCTGGTGGTTGCATTGATCTGTGCAATGTCTGCTGTTTGTAAATAGGCCAGttcaggttttgtgtttttttttaaaaatatttatttacttatgtatacagtgctctgcctgcttatacccctgcagaccagaagaagacatgagatcacattatagatggctgtgagccaccatgtggatgctgggaattgaactcgggacctttggaagagcagacactgctcttaaccactgagccatctctccaggcctgtgttttgttttttttttaaagctaagttGGTTTATTAAATATACAGGCATTTTATAAAGTATTAGTGACTTTAGAGTAtagaggagctgaggcagggttcaaggctagcccaagCTTCATACTGAAGTcctactttataaataataaaataaataataaaaaatggtttATTAAATATACAGGCATTTTATAAAGTATTAGTGACTTTAGAGTAtagaggagctgaggcagggttcaaggctagcccaagCTTCATACTGAAGTcctactttataaataataaaataaataataaaaaatggttATTAAATATACAGGCATTTTATAAAGTATTAGTGACTTTAGAGTAtagaggagctgaggcagggttcaaggctagcccaagCTTCATACTGAAGTcctactttataaataataaaaatgggatAGGGACATAGACTAACATCCACTCATTTTCCAACAGAGTTCTTCCAATATGCCACATCTGTAAGGAAAGATGTCTGGCAGGGCTGCAAGGCCGCACCACAGGCCTGAGCCCTTAGGTCTGCTTCAGAGCTGCAGGAATGTTGGCAGGTGCCTGCTCGAGGTAGGCCAAGGAGCCCTGAGGGATTTCAGCTGGCTTTTTCTGCTGTACATTGATGTCTTCCAGCACCTGCTGCCAATGCCTCAGCTTTGTCAAGTGCTTCTGGACCAGTGCATCTTTCCGTTGCAATTCAATCCTTAGTTCTGAGACATCCTCTTTGATAACTTGATCTGGTTTCTGGACAGACACTGCAACCTTTTTTGTAAGAAAAAACATTCTGTCTGTCTTGCAATATCCAAAAACTTCTGGATACATTGATCAACACCAGTTCGAATTTCCTCCTGATCAGTCCCATTGACATAATCCTGACTCACAAGGGAAGCAAAGCAAGCCTTGAACGAGGATTCCAGCTCGTCCACCAAAGTGCTGTTAGACGGTCTCGGAGCCCCAGGGGCTGCTTGCAGAAGCGAAGCCTGGCCTGGGATCCCTGGCGGGGGACCTGGAGGCTGCCTGGTGAACATCCTGCCCAGGGATGCTGCCATATCTGCAATCGCCAGTTCAGTTTTTGGTTGACAGAAAAGAACATCTTTGCTCTGGTCAGATCATAAGTTCTCATTCGAAAATGTCTCTCCTTGTCCCTGGCTGAGGTTCCTCGGACACAGGCAGCAAAGTCTCCCTAGTGTGCTTTCTCTTTGACTCTTCAGACttaaatgaaatttcttttttttttttttttgtttggtttttttttttttggtttttcaagacagggtttctctgtgtagccttggccatcctggactcactttgtagaccaggctggcctcgaactcacagcgatccgcctgcctctgcctcccgagtgctgggattaaaggcatgcgccaccacgcccggctgaaatttcttttaaaaaaaagaaaaataagtcagatagtgatggcgcacgcctttaatcccagcacaggggaggcagaggcaggcggatctctgagttcaaggccagcctggtctacattgtgagtccaggacagtcaggactatagagaaaacccctgtctcaaaacaacaacagccgggcgtggtggcgcacgcctttaatcccagcactcgggaggcagaggcaggcagatcgctgtgagttcgaggccagcctggtctacaaagtgagtccaggaatgaccaaggctacacagagaaaccctgcctcgaaaaaccaaaaaaaaaaaaaaaaaaaaaaacaccaacaacaacaaaaggtaagGTAAAGACTGGATTTCTTTGATGCACACTTGGAAGGTTATAAaatttgaatgaataaaaaaaatgacataaaaatgcTAGCTAGAGCGTGGGCAAAGGAAGACCAGCTGGCAGACAGGCTGGGCTAAAAGCTCACTGCGTCTACAACAGGAAGTTCTTGAGACCTTTTCTTGGTGTTTcttgtctgagacaggatctgaCTCTGGGTGGCCTGGCCTCAGAGctatcctcctacctcagcttcccacaTGCTGGGGCTACAAATCACCCACTGCCTCAGTTCTCAAGTTGTTCTGGTCCACTGAGCCAGTACTGATCTGCTGAGATGTGGACCAGCATCTCAGCAGGGGctccatcccaccacaccacctCATAGTCACCTCTCCCTTTCATAACGTTCCCTTCCACATGTTCTTGTCAGCTAATATTTACTGGCCACCTACCTACTATAAGTGCCCCTTGAGGTCACTTAGTCCTGGGGATATGTCTTCCTCCAGGGTCCCGAGCTCTGAGGGACCATTAGTTAGTATGAAAGTACAAGGGCCATGGTGGCCATAGCAGGAGGCCTTCCCCAAATGTGGGGTCAAGAAAACACTTctggccgagtgtggtggcgcacgcctttaatcccagcactcaggaggcagaggcaggcggatcactgtgatcctggtctacaaaatgaattcaggacagccaaggctacacaaagaagccctgtctcaaaaaacaaatgagcaataacaacaacccttcctcccccccaaaaaaaagaacagaaagaaagaaagcacttcTGTGCTGACCATGTAGCTTgcaggtagagtgcttgctaaGCAtgaacaaggccctgggttccatctgtAACACtggtaaaagtgtgtgtgtgtgtgtgtgtgtgtgtgtgtgtgtgtgtgtgtgtgtttacttgcgcacacacacctgcatgtggTTGAACCTCCTGAGTCAGGCTGGCATGATGACATTTGCCTGTAATCGCAGacagaccatgtctcaaacaacagaGAAACTGAAAGAAGACTATGCCTCTTACTGCAGCGCTATTGTACCTCCCCACCCTTCTGTTCCCCTCTTCTTCAGCTATCCTGACCATCCCCTCAGGAAGTACCGCTGCAGGCCCCACATTCCACCTACTGGGAGGGTGACATTTGGATACCAATCCCTCACCCCAAGAGCAGATGTGCATGAAATGCCTACAGCTATGTCTAAGTGCAAGCTATAGGCCCAAATATATGATCACTGGGGCACTTCCAGGGACAATCCTCTcaagagagttggctcagtggctaagagttcaattttcagaacttacatggcagctcacaactagcCGTATCTTCTTACCTCCAAGAGAGAGCGGTCAGGTGTTCCACCTCTGTGGCTCAGATGAGTTGGTGGCCGGAGGGCTCCAGCCAGCCTCAGCCTGGTGGTCTCAGCTATCTCCCATGTCCTTACGTACGCTGCATGAGTGTTCACAGAGAACGAGGCCCCTGCTGACCTCTACAGAGACCGTGAGAGATGTCAGTGGGAGACCTAAGGACCCTCACAAGCCCATCTTTGCTGCCACTGACTGGTAGCAGTGCCTGCCAGTGGGGCTGGGCACAAAACAAacgcctggtccacaaagcaagtccaagacagccaaggctacacagagaaaccctgtctcgaaaaaacaaacaaacaaaaaaaccaaacaacccctcccccaacaaaaaCTGGAGCTGTCAAGCATAGTGACttatacctttaatttcagcacttaaaAGGAAGAGACAGGCGAATTTCTGTGAGAtggagtctagcctggtctacatagaaagtttcaggccaaccaagggtacacagtgaaacctgtctcaaacagacaggcaggcagacagacagacagacagatagacagatagacagatagacagatagacagacagacacaaatgccggcatggtggcgcgcccctttaatcccagcactcaagaggctgaggcaggtagatctctgtgtttgaggacagcctggtctacattgtgaattccaggacagctatgtaGAGAGTGCctgccaaaaccaaccaaccaaacaacaacaaaaccttaagagaTGTGCTGGCGCAGGAATCTGAGAGATGGTTCCGTGGGTAAATGAgcgtgctgccaagcctgacctcCTTTCAGTACCCAGGCACACTGTGGTAGAAAACTAACTATTCTCAATTGCTGTTCTCTTCCACATGCATTCAATAggatgtgagtgcacacacacacacacacacacagagagagagagagagagagagagagagaaatacatacttcctctcttctctctgattagttaattaattaaaatagagataattaattaaaatagtgaCACAGAGCTACCAGTCTAGACTTGGAGGGCTGTATCGTCTTGTCCTATGCTTAGGCATAAATAGTATCACTGCCTTACACTGGTCCAGGACATTTAGTGCACTCACACATACGGGCTGCAACCTAGGATCCAACTGGCAGGTGTGTGGCAGGTTATATGCTATTTAGCCTTGTGTGATAACTCTCTATAAAGGCTGGCACAGCAAtgtgattgtttttgttgttgttgttttctttttctttttctttttcttttttttttttttttggttttttcgagactgggtttctctgtgtagccttagctgtcctggactaactttgtagaccaggctggcctcgaactcacagcaatccaccagcctctgcctcccaagtgctgggattaaaggcatgtgccacctccgCCTAGCCGTGAtaggttctgaattcaattcccagcaaccacatggtggctcacaaccacgtataatgaggtctggttccttcttctgaccagcagaaagaacactgtaaatataataaataaataattcattaaaaaaaaaaagcatgggttggagagatggctcagaggttaggaacactgactgctctttcaaaggtcctgagttcaattcccagtaaccacatggtagctcacaaccatctataatgagatctggtgccctcttctgacctgcaagcaaaatactgtatacataataaataaataaatgtttgttgtttttttttaaagtgtggtggcaggaggctggagagatggctcagagattaagagcactggctgttcctccagaggtcctgagttcaactcccagctaAGACAcggtacctcacaaccatctataaagaattatggtgccctcttctggcctgaaggcatacatgcaagcaaaacattgtataaataataaatacattaatcttaaaaaacaaaaagaagccgggcgtggtggcgcacgcctttaatcccagcactcgggaggcagaggcaggcggatcgctgtgagttcgaggccagcctggtctacaaagtgagtccaggatggccaaggctacacagagaaaccctgtctagtgACCTGCTGCTCAGAAGGTGTTCCCactcttttctttcactttatgtgtatgggcgctttgtctgcatgtgtgactgcctGCTACCTGGGAAGGCCAGAAGGGGCCTCCACTTAAAGGTGGcactctatgtgggtgctgagaattaaactcaggccctctgcaagaacagccagtgctctcagccatTGCACCAGCTCTGCAGCATGACacccttaatt is a window of Acomys russatus chromosome 5, mAcoRus1.1, whole genome shotgun sequence DNA encoding:
- the LOC127188941 gene encoding LOW QUALITY PROTEIN: mediator of RNA polymerase II transcription subunit 28-like (The sequence of the model RefSeq protein was modified relative to this genomic sequence to represent the inferred CDS: inserted 1 base in 1 codon), producing MAASLGRMFTRQPPGPPPGIPGQASLLQAAPGAPRPSNSTLVDELESSFKACFASLVSQDYVNGTDQEEIRTGVDQCIQKFLDIARQTECFFLQKRLQXSVQKPDQVIKEDVSELRIELQRKDALVQKHLTKLRHWQQVLEDINVQQKKPAEIPQGSLAYLEQAPANIPAALKQT